CCAACAACTCGTCCAGGCCGCCCTCGAAACCGGTGGCCGCGACAACATCACCGCCCTCGTCATCCAAGTGCATTAATGTACCTCGGCACCTTCCCCGGTAGAGACTCCGCAGTCCCGTAGGGACGACAGATCTTTGCCCAGCAATTTATTGCTGGGTTTAAATCCATTGCAAGCCAAGTCCCGCAGGGACGAAAGAATTCCTTTATGAAACCTGCGACCACCACTCATCCCACTCTTCCGCAAAAAAATTTCCCGCTTGAATCGCGTCCCGCGCCCATCACAATCCCGTCATGACTATCAAAGACCCCGAGATTGTGGACATCTCCACCCCCACCGGCCCGATGCGCACGCACATCTATCGCCCGGCAGCCGCGGGACGTTATCCCGGCGTCGTTTTTTTCTCTGAAATATTTCAAATCACCGGCCCCATCCGCCGCACCGCCGCGATGCTCGCCGGGCACGGTTTCGTCGTCGCCGTTCCAGAAATTTATCACGAACTCGAACCATCCGGCACCGTCCTTGCGTATGACACCGCCGGCGCCGAACGCGGCAACGCCGACAAGACCGCCAAGGAACTTTCCAGCTACGATGCCGACGCCCGCGCCGCTCTCGATCATCTCAAGTCACTTCCCTATTGCACTGGCAAATTAGGTTCGATGGGCATTTGCATCGGCGGCCATCTTTCATTTCGCGCCGCGATGAATTCCGACGTGCAAGCCGGCGCTTGCTTTTACGCCACCGATATTCACAAGCGCAGCCTCGGCAAAGGCATGAACGATAATTCGCTCGATCGCATGAAGGAAATCAAAGGCGAGATGCTCATGGTCTGGGGACGCCAGGACCCGCACATTCCCACCGAAGGCCGCGCTCTCGTTTATCAGGCGATGACCGCCGCCGGGGTCAATTTCACCTGGCACGAATTCAACGGCCAGCATGCCTTCCTCCGCGATGAAGGCGCACGCTACGATCCCGAACTCGCGCTCATTTCCTACGGTCTCGTCTTCGACCTCTTCAAACGCAAACTCAACGAAGGCGACGTCTCCCCATCATCAACTGATTCATCAAAATCCTCAAAAATTTCGACTCATTAACTTTTCTCTCTGATTCATTTCCTCCACTCTGCGCCTCTGCGTCTCTGCGCCTCTGCGTCAAAAAATCTATTTCCATTTCCCGCGCCACCGACTTCGGTTATGCTTAAACCGTGTCGTTCGCCGAACAACTCGCATCGCATCCCGCGCTGAACCAAGTCACCGTCCCTGATCTTTGGCAGCAGCAAGCCGTGGCAGCATTGCGCGACGGAAAAAATGTCGTCGTTCAGGCCCCCACCGGTGCCGGCAAGACGCTGATCTTCGAGCTTTGGTCTAACGCCGGAAAAAATCGCGGCCAGGCAATTTACACCGTCCCCACTCGCGCGCTCGCCAACGACAAACTTGCCGAATGGCGCGCCCGCGGCTGGGATGTCGGCATCGCTACCGGCGATCTTGCCGAAAATCTTCACGCGCCGATTTTGGTCGCCACTCTTGAGACCCAAAAAAATCGCCTCATCCAGGGCGATGGCCCCGCCCTGCTCGTCGTGGACGAATATCAAATGATCGGCGACGCTGATCGCGGCCTCAACTATGAACTCGCCCTCGCGCTCGCGCCCCCGCACACGCAATTTCTCCTGCTCAGCGGCAGCGTCGCCAATCCCAATGACGTCGTGAAATGGCTGCAACGCCTTGGCCGTTCCGCCGTGCTCATCCGCCACGATCATCGCCCGGTTCCGCTGGAAGAAGTTCTCGCGAACAATATCAGTTATCATTTGCCCAGCGACATTCGCGGTTACTGGCCGCGCCTCGCCGCCAAATGCCTCGCCGAAGACCTTGGGCCGATTTTGATTTTCGCGCCGCGGCGTCAGGCGGCGGAATCCATGGCCGCCGAACTCGCGCGCAATTTGCCCACGCCCAATCCGCTTCAACTCAGCGCCGAACAAAAACTGATCGTCGGCGATCATCTCGCCAAGCTTTTAAAAAGCCGCATCGCTTATCATCACAGCGGTCTAAGTTATGGCGCGCGGGCGGGCGTCATCGAACCACTCGCGAAGGCAGGCCAACTGCGCATTGTCGTCGCCACGATGGGTCTTGCCGCCGGAATTAATTTTTCCCTGCGCAGCGTCGCGCTCGCGGGCGCGTCCTATCGCCGCGATCAACTCGAGCAACCGCTCAAGGCGGACGAAATTCTTCAGATGTTCGGCCGCGCGGGACGGCGTGGGCTCGACGAAACCGGTTTCGCGCTCGTGACCGCGAATGAACTGCGCCTGCTCGATGCGCATCCCGCGCATCTCGCGCGCAGCGCCGCCGTGGATTGGAGCGCGCTGCTCGGCCTGATGACCCTCGCCGCGCAACATCAGCGCGACCCTTTCCGCGAAGCCGTCCGCATCCAGGAACGCCTGTTCACCACCAAGCCTATTTTCCTCGGCGTCGAAGAATCTCTAAAACATCCCGACGTTCCCTGCGGCCTGAAAACCGACGCCGAGCGCGCCCGCCACGTCCGCAAACATTACCGCGAAATGTTCAACACGCGCGGCGAATGGCAACCCATTCCCGATCCCGTCGAAAAACCCTTGCGCGAAATTTTCTCACTTCCCGCACAAACCACCCCCGATGCATCCGCTTCCCCTAATTCCGCACTCCGCATTCCGCACTCCGCACTCGGAATTCCTGCTGCCTTAGAAAAAGTGGGCATCGGAAATCTCTGCATCCTCTCCGAACCCGGCGCGCCAAAAATTTATGGCCGGGCCATGACCGTCGCCGACAAATTGAACGATGACCGCGTCATCATCGCCAAGTGGGTTCGACGATTGCTCGATTGGAATGGACGCCAGGCGCCGCTCGCCGTGTGGACGGAAAAAATTGCGCCACTGCTCACGGAAAAATTGGCGCAACAAAAAACTCCCGTCGTTCGCATCGTGACCCAAGGCCATCGCATCATGG
The Verrucomicrobiia bacterium genome window above contains:
- a CDS encoding dienelactone hydrolase family protein, with the protein product MTIKDPEIVDISTPTGPMRTHIYRPAAAGRYPGVVFFSEIFQITGPIRRTAAMLAGHGFVVAVPEIYHELEPSGTVLAYDTAGAERGNADKTAKELSSYDADARAALDHLKSLPYCTGKLGSMGICIGGHLSFRAAMNSDVQAGACFYATDIHKRSLGKGMNDNSLDRMKEIKGEMLMVWGRQDPHIPTEGRALVYQAMTAAGVNFTWHEFNGQHAFLRDEGARYDPELALISYGLVFDLFKRKLNEGDVSPSSTDSSKSSKISTH
- a CDS encoding DEAD/DEAH box helicase; translated protein: MSFAEQLASHPALNQVTVPDLWQQQAVAALRDGKNVVVQAPTGAGKTLIFELWSNAGKNRGQAIYTVPTRALANDKLAEWRARGWDVGIATGDLAENLHAPILVATLETQKNRLIQGDGPALLVVDEYQMIGDADRGLNYELALALAPPHTQFLLLSGSVANPNDVVKWLQRLGRSAVLIRHDHRPVPLEEVLANNISYHLPSDIRGYWPRLAAKCLAEDLGPILIFAPRRQAAESMAAELARNLPTPNPLQLSAEQKLIVGDHLAKLLKSRIAYHHSGLSYGARAGVIEPLAKAGQLRIVVATMGLAAGINFSLRSVALAGASYRRDQLEQPLKADEILQMFGRAGRRGLDETGFALVTANELRLLDAHPAHLARSAAVDWSALLGLMTLAAQHQRDPFREAVRIQERLFTTKPIFLGVEESLKHPDVPCGLKTDAERARHVRKHYREMFNTRGEWQPIPDPVEKPLREIFSLPAQTTPDASASPNSALRIPHSALGIPAALEKVGIGNLCILSEPGAPKIYGRAMTVADKLNDDRVIIAKWVRRLLDWNGRQAPLAVWTEKIAPLLTEKLAQQKTPVVRIVTQGHRIMAQVSLAELTLRVPVDAHGVALWRPVERDVLPPDCARCSLVPVCRELPTNTGTALLWRRLGLVDAAGVPTLRGQVVSFFSQGDGLAIAAALEDLNYPLDEMIYDLANLDAGFRFCGEDNRWAGRLAIACHQIFGLQSVTGYLENGMPPKYGAGAEQVVAAVHKNPANKHAYITDLLGAGDIDRIIIEWRSLLRQIIHAPDLDWPRWRDLKNVARATLQETESPTLTTLPPLEYHQTKRVDHRLILRRH